The Syntrophotalea acetylenivorans genome contains the following window.
ATAAACTTTCGACGGGAACTGTTGCGTCTCGGAGTGGAGATACGTTTCGGTACTTGCCTGACCGGTCTGACTATTGGCGCTGGTCGATTACAGGGGGCGGTTCTCGATCAGCGGGAGGAATTCCCTTGCGACAGTCTGGTTCTCGCAACAGGCCACAGTGCTCGTGATACCTATGGTATGCTGGCTGAACAGGGGGTAGCTATGGAAAGCAAACCCTTTGCGATTGGCTTGCGGGTAGAACATCCGGCCGAATTGATCAATTTTATTCAGTATGGACATCGCCGCCATCCTAAATTGCCAACGGCCGAATATGCCTTGACCTACAACGATCCGGACAGTAAGCGTGGCGTCTATTCGTTCTGCATGTGTCCCGGTGGTGAGGTGGTGCTGGCGGCCTCCGAACCTGGTGGTCTGGTAGTCAATGGCATGAGCAACCGCCTGCGCAGCGCTCCTTACAGTAACAGTGCTCTTGTGGTGACGGTACGTCCTGATGATTTTGGTGCAATCGATCCCCTGGCTGGAATGCGTTTTCAGCGGCGCTGGGAAGAGGCGGCATTTATTGCCGGCGGCAGCGATTATCGAGCCCCGGCACAGAACCTTCTCGGATTTCTCGGTCGCGGCAAAGGGCCGCTGAATTCCTCCTGCCGTCCCGGAGTACGGGAAGCGGAATTGCGGCAGGTCTTGCCGCCCTTTGTCAGCAGTGCTCTGCGTCGCGCCTTGCCCCATTTTGAACGTCGCATGCGCGGCTTTATTACGGCTGAGGCCACTCTCGTCGGCGTCGAAACACGGACTTCTGCGCCGCTACGCATTTTGCGTCAGAGCGATGGTCAGGCTTTGCATCAATCTGGACTATATCCCGTTGGCGAAGGAGCCGGTTATGCGGGAGGAATTATGAGCGCTGCTTTAGATGGTCTTAAGACCGCCGAGCAGATTGCAGCAACAGCAATTAACAGGAGTCGTCGTTGAAAGAGCTTTTTGTAGCACAGATTAAAGAAAGAGATCAGGTCAATGGCCAGTTTCTGGTGCGGGAAAAAAACACCGCTATGGCCAAAAACGGTAAACCCTACATGACCTTGAAGTTGATGGATCGTACCGGTGAAGTCGAGGGAAGAGTCTGGGACCGTGTAGAGGAACTGTCGGCGCTGTTTGACAAAGACGATT
Protein-coding sequences here:
- a CDS encoding NAD(P)/FAD-dependent oxidoreductase; translated protein: MLRTLVDFGAGEEILTQAKPHVGSDRLRLVLINFRRELLRLGVEIRFGTCLTGLTIGAGRLQGAVLDQREEFPCDSLVLATGHSARDTYGMLAEQGVAMESKPFAIGLRVEHPAELINFIQYGHRRHPKLPTAEYALTYNDPDSKRGVYSFCMCPGGEVVLAASEPGGLVVNGMSNRLRSAPYSNSALVVTVRPDDFGAIDPLAGMRFQRRWEEAAFIAGGSDYRAPAQNLLGFLGRGKGPLNSSCRPGVREAELRQVLPPFVSSALRRALPHFERRMRGFITAEATLVGVETRTSAPLRILRQSDGQALHQSGLYPVGEGAGYAGGIMSAALDGLKTAEQIAATAINRSRR